Proteins co-encoded in one Candidatus Zixiibacteriota bacterium genomic window:
- a CDS encoding CBS domain-containing protein, which yields MQSRSENVSLAEHRDDLIRKYWAGDMARKVYLVRRQRKAILENCRRIAVVGASSDPESESFTAIEKLLGLGLEVIPVFPGRESFLGLRCFARLSDIPGQIDIVQVYPGPGVDLVALAREAVAKQVVTFWIEGKVAASEEVENILADGRVQLVEYESLVSEYVKHAPFAPGPSLRARKERKMTRVRERMTRNPATVRPDDSLKDAAWKMEKGRFRHLPVVDDTGKLIGMLSDRDIRLIRPSLAFVSKEDAMVQLWSITVQQAAVFDPIKVRPETTLKEAADLMLRWQVGGLPVVDEQDKVVGIITYTDILREFVGREESV from the coding sequence ATGCAATCCAGAAGCGAGAACGTGTCACTCGCGGAGCACCGAGACGACCTGATCCGGAAGTACTGGGCGGGTGACATGGCGCGAAAGGTCTACCTGGTGCGCAGGCAGAGGAAAGCGATCCTCGAGAACTGCCGCCGAATCGCGGTCGTGGGAGCGAGCAGCGATCCCGAGAGCGAGAGCTTCACGGCGATCGAAAAGCTCCTCGGGCTGGGGTTGGAAGTTATCCCGGTGTTCCCGGGACGCGAAAGCTTTCTCGGGCTGCGCTGCTTCGCGCGGCTCAGCGATATTCCGGGACAGATCGACATCGTTCAGGTTTACCCGGGACCCGGAGTCGACCTCGTGGCGCTGGCGCGCGAGGCGGTTGCAAAGCAGGTGGTGACGTTCTGGATCGAAGGAAAGGTCGCCGCATCCGAAGAGGTCGAGAACATCCTGGCCGACGGCCGCGTTCAGCTCGTGGAGTACGAGAGCCTGGTGTCCGAGTATGTCAAGCACGCTCCGTTCGCCCCGGGACCGTCGCTGCGGGCCCGCAAAGAGCGGAAAATGACGCGCGTGCGGGAGCGGATGACCCGCAATCCGGCCACGGTGCGGCCGGATGACTCGTTGAAAGACGCCGCGTGGAAGATGGAGAAAGGCCGGTTCCGCCACCTGCCGGTCGTCGACGATACGGGCAAGCTCATCGGAATGTTGAGCGACCGCGACATCCGGCTGATCCGTCCTTCCCTCGCCTTCGTCTCGAAGGAAGACGCGATGGTCCAGCTGTGGTCGATCACGGTGCAGCAGGCCGCGGTCTTCGATCCGATCAAAGTGAGGCCGGAAACGACGCTCAAGGAGGCCGCCGACCTCATGCTGCGCTGGCAGGTCGGCGGCCTGCCCGTCGTCGACGAGCAGGACAAGGTCGTCGGCATCATCACCTATACCGACATCCTGCGCGAGTTCGTCGGGCGCGAGGAGTCCGTGTAG
- a CDS encoding OsmC family protein, protein MAEAQQFHYEIEVIWNGEAASEIRASGRPEIPVGAPPEFRGTEGRWSPEHLFAAAAATCFMLTFLAVAKSARLAVLDYSASARAKLEKISAGRFEITEIAIRPRIVVGTAEDMGRVPRLLEKTKQRCFITNSIKSRVVVEPEVFHRRTPAVPCPPG, encoded by the coding sequence ATGGCCGAAGCGCAACAATTCCATTACGAGATCGAGGTGATCTGGAACGGGGAGGCGGCGAGCGAGATCCGCGCTTCGGGACGACCGGAGATCCCGGTGGGCGCGCCCCCGGAGTTCCGGGGGACCGAAGGAAGGTGGTCGCCCGAGCACCTGTTCGCGGCCGCGGCGGCGACGTGCTTCATGTTGACCTTCCTCGCCGTGGCGAAAAGCGCACGGCTCGCGGTCTTGGATTATTCCGCATCGGCGCGAGCGAAGCTCGAGAAAATATCGGCAGGGCGCTTCGAGATAACGGAGATCGCGATCCGGCCGAGAATCGTCGTCGGCACGGCCGAGGACATGGGGCGCGTTCCGCGCCTCCTCGAGAAGACCAAGCAGCGCTGCTTCATCACGAACTCGATCAAGAGCAGGGTGGTTGTCGAGCCGGAGGTGTTTCACCGACGGACGCCTGCGGTTCCCTGCCCGCCGGGGTAG
- a CDS encoding cation diffusion facilitator family transporter, producing MSRTNLGRFAWLSIGAALATIALKGLAYWLTGSVGLLSDALESFVNLAAATLALAALSIAAWPPDEMHAFGYSKAEYFASGVEGLLIVLAASGIVWTALPRLIAPRPLQQVGIGLAISALAAALNFVVARRLLKAGEQHRSITLEADAHHLMTDVWTSVGIIAGIGVVALTGWTRLDPLIALAVAGHILWIGGQLLQRSVFGLLDRALPTAEQGVIKDVLSRYESQGIQYHALRTRRAGRRSFISLHVLVPRDWSVQRGHDLLEDLEYDIRAAIPGATVFTHLEPIGDPAAWKDVTLDRTERPEAGRR from the coding sequence ATGAGCCGGACGAACCTCGGGCGATTCGCATGGCTGTCGATCGGGGCGGCGCTGGCCACGATCGCGCTCAAAGGCCTGGCGTACTGGCTAACGGGCTCGGTCGGGCTCTTGTCCGACGCGCTCGAGTCCTTCGTCAATCTGGCGGCGGCGACCCTGGCGCTCGCCGCTCTGTCGATCGCGGCATGGCCTCCCGACGAGATGCACGCATTCGGCTATAGCAAGGCCGAATATTTTGCCAGCGGCGTGGAGGGATTGTTGATCGTCCTCGCCGCATCCGGCATCGTGTGGACCGCCTTGCCGCGCCTGATCGCTCCAAGACCGCTGCAACAGGTCGGGATCGGGCTGGCGATATCGGCGCTGGCGGCGGCTCTGAATTTCGTCGTTGCCCGCCGCCTGCTCAAGGCAGGCGAGCAGCACCGGTCGATCACGCTCGAAGCCGACGCCCATCACCTGATGACCGACGTCTGGACCTCCGTGGGCATCATCGCAGGGATCGGCGTCGTCGCGCTCACCGGATGGACGCGGCTCGATCCGCTCATCGCTCTGGCGGTCGCCGGCCACATCTTGTGGATCGGGGGACAGCTGCTGCAGCGCTCGGTTTTCGGTCTGCTGGACAGAGCCTTGCCCACGGCCGAGCAAGGTGTCATCAAGGACGTGCTGAGCCGCTACGAGAGCCAGGGGATCCAGTATCACGCGTTGCGCACCCGGCGGGCGGGGAGGCGGTCGTTCATCTCGCTGCACGTGCTCGTGCCGCGCGACTGGAGCGTGCAGCGCGGCCATGATCTGCTCGAGGATCTCGAGTACGATATCCGGGCGGCGATTCCAGGAGCGACGGTTTTCACGCACCTGGAGCCGATCGGCGACCCGGCCGCCTGGAAAGATGTCACGCTGGATCGCACGGAGCGGCCCGAAGCCGGGCGCCGCTGA
- a CDS encoding OsmC family protein: MEAKVRGYTYRSAVRWTGEKRGVCTTAGKPSIEVATPPEFKGHPGIWSPEDLFVSSVNACVMMTFLSFAERAGLPLAGYESEAEGKLEFVDGGFQFTAVTVKPRVLLRAGADPGKARELMDRAEKYCLVSRSVKSRVSVEASIEEGTPGAA; encoded by the coding sequence ATGGAAGCGAAGGTTCGGGGGTACACGTATCGGAGCGCTGTCCGCTGGACGGGGGAAAAGCGCGGGGTCTGCACGACGGCCGGCAAGCCGTCGATCGAGGTCGCAACCCCGCCGGAGTTCAAGGGACACCCGGGGATCTGGTCGCCCGAGGATCTTTTCGTCAGCTCCGTCAACGCGTGCGTGATGATGACGTTTCTCAGTTTCGCTGAAAGGGCCGGCTTGCCGCTGGCGGGGTACGAGAGCGAGGCCGAAGGAAAGCTCGAGTTCGTCGACGGAGGCTTTCAGTTCACCGCGGTGACCGTGAAGCCACGCGTGTTGCTGCGGGCGGGCGCGGACCCCGGCAAGGCGCGCGAGCTCATGGACCGGGCGGAGAAGTATTGCCTGGTTTCGCGCTCGGTCAAGAGCCGGGTCTCGGTCGAGGCCAGCATCGAGGAAGGCACGCCCGGCGCAGCGTAG
- a CDS encoding molybdopterin-dependent oxidoreductase: MGRSNESSPAEAGRPGRSRRDFLKTAALVGGSAALAGGVPGLFKDAPEGKAADLAPRGDYALARPDRILYSVCQQCNTQCGIKVKIQNGVAAKIDGNPLSPWNLTPHLSYKSSPFQTAAVDGVLCPKGQAGIQSAYDPYRIRKVLKRAGRRGEGKWVSISFEQAIREIVDGGLLFKNVPGEENRNVEGLRAIRALTDAQLAKEMSADVAKIWKKEMTVAEFQAKHKNRLDLLIDPDHPDLGPKNNQFVFMWGRLKGGRGDLVSRFAKDSFGTVNAHGHTTVCQGSLYFTGKAMSEQYLLDEKELKYKWTGGKKFYWQADTENSEFIIFVGASPFEGNYGPTNRAGRITNGLEHGRLKIAVVDPRFSKAAAKAWKWIPIKPGTEGAMALAMIRWVIENRRYDEKYLKNANKAAAKADGEPNWCNASWLVKIEKDGSPGAFLRGSEIGLPKIKKIWTDKESGTEKSCELDPFVVLSGGKAVAFDAYDEKNPVEGDLLVDTEIRGTKVKSGLQVLWEQASGKSVEEWAEISGIKASDIEALAREFTSHGKKAAADVHRGASQHTNGFYNVFAWFTLNLLIGNYDWRGGMCQASTFDAGGGRTFSGKLPDGSEGKWAQPYPIGKLTSGKTIPFGIDLIRANARYEDTTIFEGYPARRPWFPLSSDIYQEVVPSAGDAYPYPIKALFLYMGTPVYSLPAGHTNIEILSDVKKVPLFIASDIVVGETSMYADYVFPDLSYLERWEMAGSHPSMPWKVQPVRQPVIAPLTETVKVFGEEMPLSLEATLLAIAERMNLPGFGPGGFGEGKDFKRPEDLYVRMVANLAAGDKPGQEVPDADEKEMKLFLDARRHLPRNVFDPARWEKIAGAWWRKVVYVLNRGGRFDDFPSGYEGALLKNRYGTLINLYQEKTARTKNSMTGKNYSGIATYIPAPSDALGRPIRDEKDGYDLHLITYREIAQTKSRTVADYWLLALLPENSILVNARDAQRLGFKDGSRAIIVSATNPEGVWDLKNGKRIPMIGRVKVLQGIRPGVIAFGLGFGHWAYGAQDIVIDGKIIPGDPRRNKGIHANAAFRVDPHIKNTCLSDLTGGSAVFYDTKVKLLKA; encoded by the coding sequence ATGGGCCGATCGAACGAATCGAGCCCGGCCGAGGCTGGAAGGCCCGGCCGGAGCCGCAGAGATTTTTTGAAGACCGCCGCTTTGGTGGGCGGCAGCGCAGCGCTGGCCGGCGGAGTGCCGGGGTTGTTCAAGGACGCCCCTGAAGGCAAAGCCGCCGATCTCGCGCCGCGGGGCGACTACGCGCTCGCCAGGCCGGACCGGATACTCTACTCGGTCTGCCAGCAGTGCAACACCCAGTGCGGCATCAAGGTGAAAATCCAAAACGGCGTGGCCGCCAAGATCGACGGCAACCCGCTCAGTCCCTGGAACCTGACACCGCACCTCTCGTACAAAAGCTCGCCGTTTCAGACCGCCGCTGTCGACGGGGTCCTCTGCCCCAAAGGACAGGCGGGGATTCAGAGCGCCTACGACCCGTACCGCATTCGAAAGGTGCTCAAGCGGGCGGGCCGACGCGGCGAGGGGAAGTGGGTGAGCATCTCCTTCGAGCAGGCCATCCGGGAAATCGTCGACGGCGGGCTGCTGTTCAAGAACGTTCCCGGTGAGGAAAACCGCAACGTGGAAGGCCTGCGCGCCATCCGGGCCTTGACCGACGCGCAGCTCGCGAAGGAGATGTCCGCCGACGTGGCGAAGATCTGGAAAAAGGAGATGACCGTCGCCGAGTTCCAGGCAAAGCACAAGAATCGCCTTGATCTCCTGATCGATCCCGACCATCCGGATCTCGGGCCGAAGAACAACCAGTTCGTCTTCATGTGGGGCCGGCTCAAAGGCGGACGGGGCGATCTGGTGAGCCGCTTCGCGAAGGATTCCTTCGGCACGGTCAACGCGCACGGCCATACGACCGTCTGCCAGGGCTCCCTCTATTTCACCGGCAAGGCGATGAGCGAACAGTACCTGCTGGATGAAAAGGAGCTGAAGTACAAGTGGACCGGCGGCAAGAAATTCTACTGGCAGGCGGATACGGAAAACAGCGAGTTCATCATCTTCGTCGGCGCGTCCCCGTTCGAGGGCAACTACGGCCCGACCAATCGCGCGGGAAGAATCACGAATGGTCTGGAGCACGGCAGGCTGAAAATCGCCGTGGTCGATCCTCGGTTCAGCAAGGCCGCCGCCAAGGCGTGGAAGTGGATACCGATCAAGCCCGGCACGGAAGGCGCGATGGCGCTGGCGATGATCCGCTGGGTCATCGAAAACAGGCGCTATGACGAGAAATATTTGAAGAACGCCAACAAGGCCGCCGCGAAAGCCGACGGAGAGCCGAACTGGTGCAACGCCTCGTGGCTCGTCAAGATCGAGAAAGACGGAAGCCCGGGCGCTTTCCTGCGCGGATCGGAAATCGGGCTACCGAAGATCAAGAAGATCTGGACGGACAAGGAAAGCGGCACGGAAAAGAGCTGCGAGCTCGATCCGTTCGTGGTCCTTTCGGGCGGCAAGGCGGTGGCATTCGACGCTTACGACGAGAAAAATCCGGTCGAGGGCGACCTGCTCGTCGATACCGAGATCCGCGGCACCAAGGTAAAAAGCGGACTGCAGGTTCTCTGGGAGCAGGCGTCGGGCAAGAGCGTCGAGGAATGGGCGGAGATTTCCGGCATCAAGGCGTCCGATATCGAGGCCCTGGCCAGGGAGTTCACCAGCCACGGGAAAAAAGCCGCGGCCGATGTCCACCGTGGCGCGTCCCAGCACACGAACGGTTTTTACAACGTCTTTGCCTGGTTCACGCTGAACCTGCTGATCGGCAACTATGACTGGCGCGGGGGAATGTGCCAGGCATCGACCTTCGACGCCGGCGGCGGCAGGACCTTTTCGGGCAAGCTGCCTGACGGCAGCGAAGGGAAGTGGGCGCAGCCTTATCCCATCGGCAAACTCACGAGCGGCAAGACGATCCCGTTCGGCATCGATCTGATTCGAGCGAACGCCAGGTACGAAGATACGACGATCTTCGAGGGCTATCCGGCCCGGCGCCCGTGGTTTCCGCTCTCCAGCGACATCTACCAGGAGGTGGTCCCTTCGGCCGGAGATGCCTATCCTTATCCGATCAAGGCGCTGTTCCTTTACATGGGCACGCCGGTTTACTCCTTGCCGGCCGGGCACACCAACATCGAGATTTTGAGCGACGTGAAAAAAGTTCCGCTGTTCATTGCCAGCGACATCGTCGTCGGGGAGACCTCCATGTACGCCGACTACGTCTTCCCCGATTTGAGCTACCTCGAGCGCTGGGAGATGGCCGGCTCTCACCCCAGTATGCCTTGGAAGGTTCAACCCGTGCGCCAGCCGGTGATCGCGCCGCTGACGGAGACCGTCAAAGTGTTCGGTGAAGAGATGCCGCTCAGCCTGGAAGCGACGCTGCTCGCGATCGCCGAAAGGATGAATCTGCCGGGGTTCGGACCTGGCGGATTCGGCGAAGGGAAGGATTTCAAGCGCCCGGAGGATCTCTATGTCCGCATGGTGGCCAACCTCGCCGCCGGGGACAAACCAGGCCAGGAGGTCCCGGACGCTGATGAAAAGGAGATGAAGCTCTTCCTCGACGCTCGCCGCCACCTGCCCCGAAACGTTTTCGATCCGGCGAGGTGGGAGAAAATCGCCGGCGCGTGGTGGCGCAAGGTGGTTTACGTCCTCAACCGCGGCGGTCGTTTCGACGATTTTCCAAGCGGCTACGAGGGCGCGCTCCTCAAGAACCGGTACGGCACGCTCATCAACCTGTACCAGGAGAAAACGGCAAGGACGAAGAATTCGATGACCGGAAAGAACTATTCGGGCATCGCGACTTATATCCCGGCGCCGTCCGACGCGTTGGGGAGGCCTATACGGGACGAAAAAGACGGCTACGACCTGCACCTGATCACCTACCGGGAGATAGCACAAACCAAATCGCGTACCGTCGCTGACTACTGGCTGCTGGCTCTTCTCCCCGAGAACTCCATCCTCGTGAACGCCCGAGACGCGCAGCGTCTGGGATTCAAGGACGGTTCGCGCGCGATAATCGTTTCCGCGACCAACCCGGAAGGAGTCTGGGATCTGAAGAACGGCAAGAGGATCCCGATGATCGGCAGGGTCAAGGTGCTTCAGGGTATCCGCCCGGGCGTCATCGCTTTCGGCCTCGGGTTCGGCCACTGGGCTTACGGGGCACAGGATATCGTCATAGACGGGAAAATAATCCCTGGCGACCCGCGCCGTAACAAGGGAATCCACGCCAACGCCGCTTTCCGCGTCGATCCGCACATCAAGAACACCTGCCTTTCCGACCTGACCGGCGGGAGCGCGGTTTTCTACGACACGAAGGTGAAACTGCTGAAGGCGTAG